The Bradyrhizobium sp. CCGB01 genome segment CGCTCGAAGCGATCCGGCAGCTGGCGCGCGCGTCCTTCACCACGCCCCTGCCGATCACCGTGCTGTTCACCCCGGACGAGGAAGTCGGCACCCCCTCGACGCGCGACATCATCGAAGCGGAAGCCGCGCGCAATAAATATGTGCTGGTGCCCGAGCCCGGCCGCGCGGACAACGGCGTCACCACCGGACGTTACGCCATCGCACGCTTCAATCTGGAGGCGACGGGACGGCCGAGCCATGCCGGCGCGACATTGTCGGCGGGACGCTCGGCGATCCGCGAGATGGCGCGGCAGATCCTCGCCATCGACGCGATGACGACGGAGGATTGCACCTTCTCGGTCGGCGTCGTGCATGGCGGACAATGGGTCAATTGCGTTGCAACGACCGCGACCGGCGAGGCGCTGTCCATGGCCAAGCGCCAGGCCGATCTCGACCGCGGCGTCGAGCGGATGCTGGCGCTGTCGGGCACAACCAATGATGTCGCCTTCAAGGTGACGCGTGGCGTCACGCGTCCGGTCTGGGAGCCGGATGCCGGCACCATGGCGCTGTACGAAAAGGCGCGCAGCATCGCAAAATCGCTCGGCGCCGAGCTGCCGCATGCGAGTTCCGGCGGCGGCTCCGACGGCAACTTTACCGGCGCAATGGGAATCCCGACTCTCGACGGCCTGGGCGTGCGTGGAGCCAATGGCCACACGCTTGAAGAGTATATCGAGGTCGAAAGCCTGGTGGAACGCGGCCGCCTGATGGCGGGGCTGCTGGCGACGCTGGAGTGAGGCGAGCCACGTCACCAAAACCAAGGGGGCCGCACTGCAAAATCTGTGGCCCGGATGGCATGGGAATTGCTGAAATGTTAGGCTGATGGCAACCTGTTGAAGGTGTTGCCACGATTTGACTCTAAACTGACGGATCCAACTTGCTCGGATATCTCGTTCGCCGAATTTTCGCCGCCGTGCCCGTAATGGGCGTCGTCGCGCTGTTCGTGTTCCTGCTGCTGCGGCTGACGCCCGGCGATCCCGCCGCGATTCTCGCCGGCGACAACGCCACGCCCGAACGGCTGGAACGCATCCGCGCCTCGCTCGGCCTCAACGAGCCCCTGATCGTGCAGTTCGTCACCTGGGTGAACAAGCTGCTGCACGGCGATCTCGGCACCTCGCTGATCTCCAACCTGCCGGTGATGAAGATGATCGGCCAGCGGGTCGAGCCGTCGATCTCGATCGCGCTGTCGACCATCGTCCTGGCCGTCGTCGTCGCCGTCCCCCTCGGCGTGATCGCGGCGTGGAAGCACGGCACGTGGATCGACCGCTTCGTGATGGGCCTTTCCGTGCTCGGCTTCTCGGTGCCGGTGTTCGTGGTCGGCTATGTCCTGATCGAGATCTTCGCGATCGACCTGCGCTGGGTGCCGGTGCAGGGCTTCCGTAGCATTTCGAACGGTTTTGGCCCGTTCTTCGAACGCATCATCCTGCCGACCTGCGCACTCTCCTTCATCTACATCGCGCTGATCGCGCGCATGACGCGCGCGGCGATGCTCGACGTGCTCGGCGAGGATTACGTCCGCACCGCGCGCGCAAAAGGCATCAATGAGGTCGCGGTGATGATGCGCCATGCGCTGCGCAACGCCGCGGTGCCCGTCATCACCGTGATCGGCACCGGCTTTGCGCTGCTGATCTCCGGCGTCGTCGTCACCGAGAGCGTGTTCAACATCCCGGGCATCGGCCGCCTCACCGTGGACGCCGTGCTGGCGCGCGACTATCCGGTGATCCAGGCGATGATCCTGCTGACGTCGCTGATCTATGTCGTCGTCAATCTCCTGATCGACGTCGCTTATACGCTGCTCGATCCCCGGATCCGGTACTAGGGCTAAGGATTAAGAACACCCATGTCGGTCGATACCCTTCCCCAGTCCTCCATTCCGATTACGTCGCCACTGCGGCCGCGCTTCGGATTCCTGACCTCGACGCCGATCATCGCGGCGGCCACGGTCCTGCTCACCTTGATCGTGCTGGTCTCGATCCTGGCGCCGCTGATCGCGCCGCACGACCCCGTCCAGCTTGCGCCCTCGCAGCGGCTGAAGCCGGCCTCGGCGCAGTTCCTGCTCGGCACCGACGCCTATGGCCGTGACCTGTTGTCGCGCGTCATCTATGGCGGCCGCATCTCGCTCCTGATCGGCATCGGCTCGGCGATCCTGTCGATCGTCATCGGCCTTGCGATCGGCCTCGTCTCCGGCTTCTTCAAGCTGGTCGATGCGGTCCTGATGCGCGTCATGGACGGCCTGATGGCGATGCCGAGCATCCTGCTCGCGATTGCCGTGGTCTCGCTGTCCGGCGCCAGCATCTGGACCGTGCTGGTCGCGATCACCATCCCGGAAATTCCGCGCGTGGCGCGCCTGGTGCGTTCGGTGGTGCTATCCGCGCGCGAAGAGCCTTACGTCGAGGCGGCGATCTCGGTCGGCTCGTCGCTGCCGAAGATCATGTGGCGGCATTTGATGCCGAACACGATCGCGCCGCTGATCGTCCAGGGCACCTATGTCTGCGCGTCTGCGATCCTCACCGAGGCCATCCTGTCCTTCCTCGGCGCCGGCATCTCGCCGGAGACGCCGACCTGGGGCAACATCATGGCCGAGGGCCGCCAGTATTTTCAGCTCAAGCCGATGCTGATCTTCTGGCCGGGCCTGCTGCTCTCGATCGCCATCCTCAGCATCAACCTGATCGGCGACGCTGCCCGCGACGCCCTCGATCCCCGCATGAAGCAGCGGGAAGGCAAATAATGACCGATCAAGTGATGACTAACACCATTCTCGACATCAACAACCTCGTCGTGTCCGTCGGCAAGAAGCCGAAGGCCGCGAACATCATCGACGGCATCTCGATCCAGGTGCGCGAGCGCGAGACGCTGTGTCTCGTCGGCGAAAGCGGCTCGGGCAAGTCGGTGACCTCGCTCACCACGATGGGCCTCTTGCCGAAGGGCACGCTGGTGCCCACCGGCGGCAGCGTCAAGCTGGTCGGCGAGGAGATCCTCACCGCGACCGATCGCCGCCTGCGCCAGCTTCGCGCGACGCAGATGGCGATGATCTTCCAGGAGCCGATGACCGCGCTCAATCCGGTGGTGCCGGTCGGCCGCCAGATCGACGAAGTCCTGCGCGCCCATACCAAGCTCGACGCCAGGGCGCGGAGAAAGCGCATCCTCGACATGATGGAACAGGTCCACCTGCCCCAGGTCGAACGCATCTTCGCCTCCTACCCGCATCGCCTCTCCGGCGGCCAGCGCCAGCGCATCATGATCGCGATGGCCCTCGTGCTCGAGCCGAAGCTGCTGATCGCGGACGAGCCGACCACCGCGCTCGACGTCACCACGCAGAAGCAGATCCTGTCCCTGATCCGCGAGCTCCAACGCGATCACGGCACCGCCGTGCTGTTCATCACCCATGACATGGGCGTGGTGGCCGAGATCGCCGACCGTGTCGCCGTCATGCGGCAGGGCCGGCTGGTCGAGACCGGTCCGCTCGAAACGGTGCTGCGCAATCCGACCATGGAGTACACCCGCAATTTGCTGGCGTCGGTGCCGAGCCTGGTGCCCCGCGCTCCGCGTGAGGAAAGCAAGGAACCGGTGGTGCTGGAGGCCAACGACCTCAGCAAGGTCTATAAGGAGCGCGCGTTCTTCGGCAAAGGCCGCGAGGTCGTCGCCGCCGACAAGGTCACGCTGACGCTGCGCAAGGGCCGCACGCTCGGCATCGTCGGCGAGAGCGGCTCGGGCAAGTCGACGGTGGCACGCTGCATCGTGCGCCTGATCGATCCGACCTCCGGCGGCGTGCGCCTTGCCGGCCGCGAGATCGCCGACATCTCGCGCCGCCTGCTCCAGCCGCACCGGCAGAAGATCCAGATCGTGTTCCAGGATCCTTACCGCTCGCTCAACCCGCGCATCACGGTCGGCGAGAGCATCGCTGAAGGTCCGATCAACTACGGCACACCGCATGCCGAGGCGATGAAGCGGGCGCGCGAGCTGCTCGAGCTGGTCGGCCTGCCGGCCGACGCGGTGTCGCGCTATCCGCACCAGTTCTCCGGCGGCCAGCGCCAGCGCATCGCCATTGCGCGTGCGCTCGCGCTCGACCCCGACGTGCTGGTCGCGGATGAAGCGGTCTCGGCACTCGACGTCTCGGTGCAGGCGCAGGTGCTGGAACTGCTCGACGAGATCCAGAAGCGGCTCGGCATCGCGATCCTGTTCATCACCCACGATCTGCGTGTCGCAGCGCAAATCTGCGACGAGGTCGTGGTGATGCAGCACGGCCGCGTCGTCGAACAGGGTCCGGCCGCCGAAGTCCTGACGCATCCGAAGGAGGCCTACACCAAGGCGCTTTTGGATGCGGCTCCGGGGCGTAACTGGGACTTTGCGAACTTCCGGCCGGTGTCGGAGGGCGTGGCGGCCACGGCGTAACGACATCCTCCGCTGTCGTCCCCGCGAACGCGGGGACCCATACCGCGGAATCTATCGATAGCGCGTGGTACGAGTCCCGAGCGACCAATCTTCGCCAAACTCCTCCCCGGGGTTATGGGTCCCCGCGTTCGCGGGGACGACACCGAGAGCGTGGTTGGCGGAGCGCTCACTACACCCACCGCATCCGCAGCATTCCCAAAACAGCTTGAGCCTATGCACGGCGCGATTGCTTCCCGGCTTGCTCTCGCCGCAAGCACAGGGCTAACGTCGCGCACTTTCAATCGCCTGGACTTGAGTTGATGACACGTATCGCCGTCGGCGGCTTCCTGCACGAGACCAACACCTTCGCTCCCACGAAGGCGACATTTGCGGACTTCCAGCATGGCGGCGGCTGGCCGGCGATGACTGAAGGTGCCGACGTGCTGAAGGTGATGCGCCGCATCAATGTCGGCCTCGCCGGCTTCGTCGACAGCGCCGAAGCCAACGGCTGGGAACTCATTCCGACCATCGCCTGCGGTGCGAGCCCGTCGGCGCACGTGACCAAAGATGCCTTCGAGCGCATCGTGAAGGTCATGGTCGACGGCATCGCAGCCGCCGGCCCGCTCGATGCGGTCTATCTCGATCTGCATGGTGCGATGGTGACCGAGCATCTCGACGATGGCGAAGGCGAGATTTTGGCGCGCGTGCGCCGCGTCATCGGCAAGGACGTTCCACTGGTTGCGAGCCTCGACCTGCACGCCAACGTCACGCCGGAGATGATGGAACAGGCGGACGCGCTGATCGCCTACCGCACCTACCCCCACGTCGACATGGCCGAGACCGGCCGCGCCTCCGCAAGGCACCTCGCTTTGCTTCTGAAGACCAGGCAGCGTTTCGCGAAGTCGTTCCGCCAATTGCCGTTCCTGATCGCAATCAGCTGGCAATGCACCAACGACTATCCCACCAAGGGCATCTACGAGAAGCTCGCCGCGCTGGAGAGCGACGCGGTTCCGACGCTGTCCTTTGCGCCCGGTTTCCCCGCCGCCGATTTCCGCGATTGCGGGCCGAGCGTGTTCGCCTATGGCAAGACGCAAGCCGATGCCGACCGCGCGGCCGATGCGATCGTCAAGCTGATCGAAAGCCATGAAGACGATTTCGACGGCAAGATCTGGACGCCCGACGACGGCGTGCGCCATGCGATGGAACTTTCGAAGAGCGCGAGCAAGCCGATCATCATCGCCGACACCCAGGACAATCCCGGCGCCGGCGGCGATTCCGACACCACCGGCATGCTGCGCGCGCTGGTGCGCAACAAGGCGAGCGCCGCGACCGGCGCGATCTACGATCCGGTGTCGGCTAAGGCCGCGCATGCGGCCGGCGTCGGTGCCACCGTGACGCTGTCGCTCGGCGGCAAGTCCGGCATTCCCGGCGACGAGCCCTATCGCGAGACGTTCGTCGTCGAAAAGCTCTCCGACGGCCGCTTCATCGCGCCGGGCCCCTATTATGGCGGCCGCGAGATGGAGATGGGCCCCTCCGCCTGCCTGCGCATCGGCGACGTCC includes the following:
- a CDS encoding ABC transporter ATP-binding protein, whose protein sequence is MTNTILDINNLVVSVGKKPKAANIIDGISIQVRERETLCLVGESGSGKSVTSLTTMGLLPKGTLVPTGGSVKLVGEEILTATDRRLRQLRATQMAMIFQEPMTALNPVVPVGRQIDEVLRAHTKLDARARRKRILDMMEQVHLPQVERIFASYPHRLSGGQRQRIMIAMALVLEPKLLIADEPTTALDVTTQKQILSLIRELQRDHGTAVLFITHDMGVVAEIADRVAVMRQGRLVETGPLETVLRNPTMEYTRNLLASVPSLVPRAPREESKEPVVLEANDLSKVYKERAFFGKGREVVAADKVTLTLRKGRTLGIVGESGSGKSTVARCIVRLIDPTSGGVRLAGREIADISRRLLQPHRQKIQIVFQDPYRSLNPRITVGESIAEGPINYGTPHAEAMKRARELLELVGLPADAVSRYPHQFSGGQRQRIAIARALALDPDVLVADEAVSALDVSVQAQVLELLDEIQKRLGIAILFITHDLRVAAQICDEVVVMQHGRVVEQGPAAEVLTHPKEAYTKALLDAAPGRNWDFANFRPVSEGVAATA
- a CDS encoding M20/M25/M40 family metallo-hydrolase; translation: MNPANLPFDSEAMLQGLRTWVECESPTWDANAVNRMLDFAARDMAIMGATIERIAGRQGFGGVIRARFPHPKQGEPGILIAGHMDTVHPVGTIEKLKWRREGNKCYGPGIYDMKGGNYLSLEAIRQLARASFTTPLPITVLFTPDEEVGTPSTRDIIEAEAARNKYVLVPEPGRADNGVTTGRYAIARFNLEATGRPSHAGATLSAGRSAIREMARQILAIDAMTTEDCTFSVGVVHGGQWVNCVATTATGEALSMAKRQADLDRGVERMLALSGTTNDVAFKVTRGVTRPVWEPDAGTMALYEKARSIAKSLGAELPHASSGGGSDGNFTGAMGIPTLDGLGVRGANGHTLEEYIEVESLVERGRLMAGLLATLE
- a CDS encoding ABC transporter permease produces the protein MLGYLVRRIFAAVPVMGVVALFVFLLLRLTPGDPAAILAGDNATPERLERIRASLGLNEPLIVQFVTWVNKLLHGDLGTSLISNLPVMKMIGQRVEPSISIALSTIVLAVVVAVPLGVIAAWKHGTWIDRFVMGLSVLGFSVPVFVVGYVLIEIFAIDLRWVPVQGFRSISNGFGPFFERIILPTCALSFIYIALIARMTRAAMLDVLGEDYVRTARAKGINEVAVMMRHALRNAAVPVITVIGTGFALLISGVVVTESVFNIPGIGRLTVDAVLARDYPVIQAMILLTSLIYVVVNLLIDVAYTLLDPRIRY
- a CDS encoding ABC transporter permease, whose protein sequence is MSVDTLPQSSIPITSPLRPRFGFLTSTPIIAAATVLLTLIVLVSILAPLIAPHDPVQLAPSQRLKPASAQFLLGTDAYGRDLLSRVIYGGRISLLIGIGSAILSIVIGLAIGLVSGFFKLVDAVLMRVMDGLMAMPSILLAIAVVSLSGASIWTVLVAITIPEIPRVARLVRSVVLSAREEPYVEAAISVGSSLPKIMWRHLMPNTIAPLIVQGTYVCASAILTEAILSFLGAGISPETPTWGNIMAEGRQYFQLKPMLIFWPGLLLSIAILSINLIGDAARDALDPRMKQREGK
- a CDS encoding M81 family metallopeptidase, whose translation is MTRIAVGGFLHETNTFAPTKATFADFQHGGGWPAMTEGADVLKVMRRINVGLAGFVDSAEANGWELIPTIACGASPSAHVTKDAFERIVKVMVDGIAAAGPLDAVYLDLHGAMVTEHLDDGEGEILARVRRVIGKDVPLVASLDLHANVTPEMMEQADALIAYRTYPHVDMAETGRASARHLALLLKTRQRFAKSFRQLPFLIAISWQCTNDYPTKGIYEKLAALESDAVPTLSFAPGFPAADFRDCGPSVFAYGKTQADADRAADAIVKLIESHEDDFDGKIWTPDDGVRHAMELSKSASKPIIIADTQDNPGAGGDSDTTGMLRALVRNKASAATGAIYDPVSAKAAHAAGVGATVTLSLGGKSGIPGDEPYRETFVVEKLSDGRFIAPGPYYGGREMEMGPSACLRIGDVRVVVSSHKAQLADQAMYRYVGIEPTAQKILVNKSSVHFRADFEPIAEKLMICAAPGAMPADTATLPWTRLRPGIRIKPNGPVFNPPSR